Genomic DNA from Candidatus Methylacidithermus pantelleriae:
AAGGGTTCCTGGGTTTTCTTTGAAGGTCGGCAGGTGGGGCAAGGCCGAGATCAAGCGGTTGCCGAGCTAAAAAAGAACCGCGAGCTTTACGAACAGCTCGAGGCCCGCGCGAAGGCCCGGCTTGCGGAACACGAGGCCTCCTCCGGGCCGGTAACCGCACCGAAAATCGCCGGGATTAAGGCAGAGCATTGAGGATCGCTCGTAGTACCTGATATGGGAGCTGCGTGGCGTCCACATGGAGGACAAGGTCCTCGGAAAAACACGAAAGGATCGGCCGCGTTTCTTCCTCATAGGTCTTTAGCCTCTGGAGAATCACCTCTTCCTTTGCGTCGTCAGGTCGGCCTTCCTTGCGTGCTCGCTGGCGAAGACGTTCCAAAAGGATCGCTCGGTTGGGGCAACTTAAGTGAAACACCCTGAGGATTTCGACATAAGGGGCTAGCATGTGAACCTGGTTTACATTGCGGGGTATGCCGTCGAGCACCAGGTAATCCTCCTGCGGCCGGAAGCGTCCTTGGTCGATCATAGAGCGGAGGTGTTCTTGCCAGATTTGAACGGTGAGCGCGTCCGGTACCAGCTCGCCCCGGGTCGAATAATGCCAGAAAAGTTGCCCTGCCGAAGACTTGGGGTCAAGGGACCGAAAGATCTCACCACTGGCGCAGTGAAAAAACCCGGGGATCGTTCCTAGGATCTTGCCTTGGGTCCCCTTTCCAGATCCCGGGGCTCCCAAAAGAAGGAGGGATCGGTAGCGCACAGCCGTTTCGATTAGTAGTAAAGGCGGCTTGCGTTGGCAAGCGAGCCGTCCCATAGTCTTCGAAAAAAAGGAAGAGTGGTCTTTTTTTCGGGTCCCTGGCTGATTGGGCTGGGAGGATCCGAAAAAAAAGAGCCTTGGAAAAAGGGAAGGATACATCTTTACGGAACAAACCGCTTCTTTAGGCAAGCCTATGACCTTCTTTGCCGCAGCTACCGTACCCACGCTTCCGCAATTGGGAAAGGTTTTCACGGTGTGGGAGCTTTTGCAGTCGGCCGGATGGGTGATGATCCCCCTCCTTGGCGTTTCCGTTGCGGTTGTGGGGCTTGTTTTTTATTATCTGGTCTCGTTACGAGACAGCCGGATTACAACTCCAGAGTTAGAAAAAAAAGTGGATGCTTTTATTGAGAAGGAAGACTGGACCGGGCTTGCCGGATACCTACGCGGTCGCTCCCAGGCATTGGCGCGGCTATTGCGTTCGGTCCTTCATTTTGTGTGGAAGCAAGGTGAGGCGGATCCGGAGGCGATTCGTGCAGTAGCCGAATCCACAGGGTCGGCAATCGTTGCTGAGCTTGGCCAGCGGGTGATGTATCTATTGGATCTGGGGGTCATCGCTCCCATGGTTGGGCTTTTTGGTACCGTGATCGGAATCCTTCGCTCTTTTGGCTCCATTGCTGCAGAACCTTCCCCGATGCGGACGATGCTACTGGCGGGAGGAGTCTCTCAAGCCCTTGTTTCCACCGCGGTGGGACTGATCGTGGGGATTACGGCCATGTTATTTTACTCCTATTTCCGTGGAAAGGTTCAGCGGCTGGTCAGCCTTTTTGAGGAACGCGCCACCCTGCGGGTACAGGAGC
This window encodes:
- a CDS encoding nucleoside monophosphate kinase, yielding MRYRSLLLLGAPGSGKGTQGKILGTIPGFFHCASGEIFRSLDPKSSAGQLFWHYSTRGELVPDALTVQIWQEHLRSMIDQGRFRPQEDYLVLDGIPRNVNQVHMLAPYVEILRVFHLSCPNRAILLERLRQRARKEGRPDDAKEEVILQRLKTYEEETRPILSCFSEDLVLHVDATQLPYQVLRAILNALP
- a CDS encoding MotA/TolQ/ExbB proton channel family protein: MTFFAAATVPTLPQLGKVFTVWELLQSAGWVMIPLLGVSVAVVGLVFYYLVSLRDSRITTPELEKKVDAFIEKEDWTGLAGYLRGRSQALARLLRSVLHFVWKQGEADPEAIRAVAESTGSAIVAELGQRVMYLLDLGVIAPMVGLFGTVIGILRSFGSIAAEPSPMRTMLLAGGVSQALVSTAVGLIVGITAMLFYSYFRGKVQRLVSLFEERATLRVQELVLAVKREKGKLSSL